Proteins encoded in a region of the Candidatus Bathyarchaeota archaeon genome:
- a CDS encoding PDC sensor domain-containing protein, which translates to MTKSKSIALVLVVLLIVSLAFNIYQWSNNASLTKQSSKQEMASTLIHDAAAINAELLRLDRLVSEACQKLSATGLTGSAAETVLSDLYTQNPHIIVNAATADENDVLLAVQPSNYSDIVGQDIKDQEQNVEMHRTMRPALSNLIMLVEGFPGIVLVSPIFDANNQFIGSLSIVFQPQELMHPIVSASATGTYYTIYALQKNGTLIYDANAKTSGEQGKNIFTDEEYAGYTELQTFIHQAVDTQSGYGTYSFFDDLSPSRPLISKEGFWTTVGIYNTDWRLVIAQPLNQ; encoded by the coding sequence ATGACAAAAAGTAAGAGTATAGCGTTAGTTTTAGTTGTCTTGTTGATTGTGTCGTTGGCATTCAACATCTATCAATGGAGCAACAACGCTTCCCTCACAAAGCAAAGCAGCAAACAGGAAATGGCATCCACACTTATTCATGATGCAGCAGCAATCAACGCAGAGCTTCTGCGGCTAGACCGCCTTGTCTCTGAGGCATGCCAAAAACTATCCGCTACAGGACTAACCGGTTCCGCGGCTGAAACAGTGCTAAGCGACCTGTACACGCAGAACCCGCATATAATCGTAAACGCAGCCACGGCAGACGAAAACGACGTTTTATTGGCGGTGCAACCAAGCAACTACAGCGATATAGTGGGTCAAGACATTAAAGATCAAGAGCAGAACGTTGAAATGCACAGAACAATGCGTCCAGCATTAAGCAACCTCATCATGCTGGTCGAGGGGTTCCCCGGCATCGTTTTGGTTTCCCCGATTTTCGACGCAAACAACCAGTTCATCGGCTCCTTAAGCATTGTTTTCCAGCCGCAGGAGCTTATGCACCCCATCGTATCCGCCTCCGCAACTGGCACCTACTACACCATCTACGCATTGCAGAAAAACGGCACGTTGATCTATGATGCTAACGCCAAGACAAGTGGGGAGCAGGGCAAGAATATCTTCACTGACGAGGAATATGCGGGTTACACGGAGCTGCAAACGTTTATTCATCAAGCTGTAGATACGCAATCGGGATATGGCACATACTCTTTCTTTGATGACCTCTCACCTTCAAGGCCATTAATTAGCAAAGAAGGATTCTGGACTACAGTGGGCATCTACAACACTGATTGGCGTTTAGTTATAGCGCAGCCACTAAACCAGTAA
- a CDS encoding PDC sensor domain-containing protein: MEKLKAVTLALVALLIISISANIYQLNTNHPGAQNSPSAVAGQEMLSQLMQTQNNIDINLAKLDAAMQVACQQLSATGLSGSQARAVLDQLVANDTLIVNAATCDADDVLLAVEPQSYSSIEGEDISGQEQNLAMHQTMRPAMSNMISLVEGFPGVVLSAPIFDADHKFMGSLSIVIQPYLLIRGAIESLDEAPMYSMWSMQINGTLIYDPDPTQQSKNLFTDPLYIEYPEVQSFAHQVAQQRWGQGSYQYYDKDVSDESKHLVEKEAYWTTVGAYGTEWRLVVWRPLNQ; encoded by the coding sequence ATGGAAAAGTTGAAGGCAGTAACGCTTGCCCTTGTAGCCCTCCTAATCATCTCAATAAGCGCCAACATTTACCAACTAAACACAAACCACCCGGGTGCGCAAAACAGCCCTTCCGCAGTCGCCGGGCAAGAAATGCTCAGCCAGCTCATGCAAACCCAAAACAACATCGACATCAACCTCGCTAAACTCGACGCCGCAATGCAAGTTGCCTGCCAGCAGCTCTCAGCCACTGGACTCAGCGGAAGCCAAGCCCGAGCGGTACTTGACCAACTGGTAGCTAACGACACGCTGATCGTGAACGCCGCAACATGCGACGCAGATGACGTGCTGTTGGCGGTGGAGCCGCAGAGCTACAGCAGCATAGAAGGAGAAGACATCAGCGGTCAAGAACAGAACCTAGCGATGCATCAGACTATGCGCCCCGCTATGAGCAACATGATATCGCTGGTTGAGGGGTTCCCCGGCGTGGTTTTGTCGGCACCGATTTTTGATGCAGACCACAAATTTATGGGTTCACTTAGCATCGTTATCCAGCCCTACCTGCTCATCCGCGGCGCCATCGAATCCCTAGATGAGGCTCCAATGTATTCGATGTGGTCTATGCAGATAAACGGCACCCTCATCTACGACCCAGACCCCACCCAGCAGAGCAAAAACCTCTTCACCGACCCCCTCTACATCGAATACCCCGAGGTCCAGAGCTTCGCGCATCAGGTTGCCCAGCAACGTTGGGGACAGGGGAGCTACCAGTACTACGATAAAGACGTCTCGGACGAATCTAAGCATCTGGTAGAGAAGGAAGCGTACTGGACAACGGTGGGTGCATATGGTACAGAGTGGCGGCTGGTTGTTTGGCGCCCCCTAAACCAATAA
- a CDS encoding 50S ribosomal protein L37e produces the protein MGKGTPSMGKRQGKTVHIMCRRCGRRAYHVRNHRCAACGFGEQATMRRYTWRTKTLQRQRVV, from the coding sequence ATGGGAAAAGGCACTCCATCGATGGGCAAACGCCAAGGCAAAACAGTCCACATTATGTGTCGACGCTGCGGCAGACGCGCATACCATGTACGTAATCACCGTTGTGCAGCATGCGGCTTTGGTGAACAAGCAACCATGCGCCGCTACACTTGGCGAACTAAGACTCTGCAGAGGCAAAGAGTCGTATAG
- a CDS encoding LSm family protein: MSEMTTEILEQNLSKIVLVRLKGGKSLRGRLKGFDQHLNLVLEETEDTTDVEDQKKLGLIIVRGDNVVLISPPPR, translated from the coding sequence ATGAGCGAAATGACAACCGAAATCCTTGAACAAAACCTCAGCAAAATCGTGCTGGTACGCTTAAAAGGCGGGAAAAGCCTCCGAGGCAGACTAAAGGGTTTCGACCAACACTTAAATCTGGTTCTCGAAGAAACAGAAGACACAACTGACGTTGAAGACCAAAAGAAGTTAGGGCTAATAATCGTCCGAGGAGACAACGTAGTCCTTATTTCGCCTCCGCCAAGGTGA
- a CDS encoding VTT domain-containing protein, producing the protein MTALIDFIIIFATSFGFNLIPFAGPSNLLIASTAAIGLANPGPAALLTVAVLIALGAALAKGIHYLVTFFVSGKLSEKRRQRLDADSAKIKRWAFLLLFAAAASPIPDEPIVIPLGLMKYSPAKFFCSYFLGKLSIALVGVFLGEIAGDFLANWFSPTESFILSIVVSIILTIIITYIILKVDLAKLAEKYLHRKPKPQATQQKP; encoded by the coding sequence ATGACTGCACTAATTGATTTCATAATCATATTCGCAACATCCTTTGGATTCAATTTGATTCCGTTTGCAGGCCCCTCAAACCTGCTGATTGCCTCCACAGCCGCGATAGGACTGGCAAACCCTGGCCCCGCAGCCCTATTGACAGTCGCCGTTTTGATAGCGTTAGGCGCAGCTTTGGCTAAAGGAATTCATTATCTGGTGACTTTTTTTGTCAGCGGCAAACTCAGCGAAAAACGAAGGCAGCGCCTCGATGCAGATTCCGCCAAAATCAAGCGGTGGGCGTTTCTGCTTTTGTTTGCTGCCGCCGCAAGCCCGATCCCCGATGAACCCATAGTTATTCCGCTGGGACTCATGAAGTATAGTCCCGCGAAGTTTTTCTGCTCCTACTTCTTGGGGAAGCTTTCTATAGCGCTTGTAGGGGTGTTTTTGGGGGAGATCGCGGGTGACTTCTTGGCTAACTGGTTTAGCCCAACCGAGTCCTTTATCCTCTCCATCGTTGTGTCAATCATCCTAACCATCATCATAACCTATATCATACTAAAAGTTGATCTGGCAAAACTCGCCGAGAAATACCTGCACCGAAAACCTAAACCTCAAGCGACGCAACAAAAACCATAA
- a CDS encoding DUF1947 domain-containing protein, whose protein sequence is MPRQRRYPLKTREAKQIIEETLQKLHVDLELLMDGKGNVEVAETEVGQIYLIGGKPLLHKSADKLLPTLLFGEFAAKAPRIVVDMGAVPYVCKGATVMAPGVVRVEGDFAAGDLVLVVDVKFGKALAVAEALADSEAARQTKKGPVVKTLHFVGDKTWEYIKTMGE, encoded by the coding sequence ATGCCCAGACAACGCCGATATCCCTTGAAAACCCGAGAGGCAAAACAGATCATAGAGGAAACACTGCAGAAACTCCATGTGGACCTAGAACTGCTCATGGATGGAAAAGGCAACGTGGAAGTCGCAGAGACAGAAGTAGGCCAGATTTATCTCATAGGCGGAAAACCTTTGCTGCATAAATCCGCAGACAAACTCCTGCCTACGCTGCTCTTTGGCGAATTCGCCGCTAAAGCGCCGCGTATAGTGGTAGATATGGGTGCTGTGCCCTATGTCTGCAAGGGCGCAACCGTTATGGCGCCGGGCGTCGTCCGCGTAGAGGGCGATTTTGCAGCGGGCGATTTGGTGTTGGTTGTGGATGTCAAGTTCGGGAAGGCCCTGGCGGTGGCTGAGGCGTTGGCTGATTCCGAGGCGGCGCGGCAAACTAAGAAAGGCCCTGTTGTTAAGACGCTGCATTTTGTGGGCGACAAAACTTGGGAGTACATAAAAACAATGGGTGAGTAG